A window of the Coprobacter fastidiosus genome harbors these coding sequences:
- a CDS encoding amino acid-binding protein produces MIIQQLSVFLENKSGRLNEILDILGKANIRIIAATVADTSEYGILRLITSDTAYAIKLLKEANVSANTSDVIALTCDSMAGTFAKELKYFAKESISIEYMYCFSKQTNAFLIIRTSNQHAALETIKKYGLHSIAEKELIEL; encoded by the coding sequence ATGATCATACAACAACTTTCGGTTTTTCTCGAAAATAAATCGGGACGGCTTAACGAAATTCTCGACATTTTAGGTAAAGCTAATATCCGTATTATTGCTGCCACAGTAGCCGACACTTCGGAATACGGGATATTGCGATTGATAACTTCTGATACAGCCTATGCCATAAAACTGCTCAAAGAGGCTAACGTCAGCGCAAATACAAGTGATGTAATCGCTCTTACGTGCGATTCTATGGCCGGAACATTCGCTAAAGAGTTGAAATATTTTGCAAAGGAGTCAATCAGTATCGAATATATGTACTGTTTTTCAAAACAAACCAATGCATTTCTTATTATACGCACAAGCAACCAGCATGCAGCATTGGAGACAATAAAAAAATATGGGCTACATAGTATTGCCGAAAAGGAACTGATCGAGCTATAA
- a CDS encoding phenylacetate--CoA ligase family protein, whose protein sequence is MYYQPEIETIKRSELQKLQVERLKRSIDIALHSPFYAKILGEKGITSDSISTVEDIRKLPFTTKADLREYYPFGLVATDMKNVVRLHSSSGTTGNPTVICHSQHDLDQWANRVARCMYMVGIRNTDVFQNTSGYGMFTGGLGFQYGAERLGALTVPAAAGNSLRQVKFITDFGTTAIHAIPSYATRLAEVLFECGIDPRKDTKLKTLIIGAEPHTEEQRKRIEELLGVKAYNSFGMSEMSGPGVAFECTYQNGLHLWEDCFLMEIIDPETLEPVPDGEIGELVLTTLDRDAMPLLRYRTRDLTRIIPGECPCGRTHRRIDRLKGRSDDMFIVKGVNIFPMQIEKILLQFKELGTNYLITIETIGNNDELMIDVELGELFTDDYSQLQQLTKEITHRLKDEILLTPKVKLVDRGSLPQSDGKAVRVKDLRKK, encoded by the coding sequence ATGTACTATCAACCCGAAATCGAAACGATCAAACGTTCTGAATTACAGAAATTACAGGTCGAAAGGTTGAAAAGAAGCATCGACATTGCGCTTCATTCACCTTTTTATGCTAAAATTTTAGGAGAAAAAGGGATTACATCCGATTCTATATCGACCGTAGAAGACATTAGAAAACTACCTTTCACAACAAAAGCCGATTTAAGGGAATATTATCCTTTCGGACTGGTTGCTACAGATATGAAAAATGTCGTACGATTGCACTCTTCAAGTGGGACGACTGGTAATCCGACTGTTATATGTCATTCACAACATGATCTCGACCAATGGGCTAACCGAGTAGCCCGTTGCATGTATATGGTAGGCATACGGAACACCGATGTATTTCAAAATACATCAGGATACGGTATGTTTACCGGCGGACTCGGATTTCAATACGGAGCAGAACGTTTAGGAGCTCTGACAGTTCCTGCAGCAGCGGGAAATAGTCTGCGGCAAGTAAAATTCATTACCGATTTCGGAACGACAGCCATTCATGCCATACCCAGCTATGCAACCCGTCTGGCCGAAGTCTTGTTCGAATGCGGTATCGATCCTCGAAAAGACACGAAATTAAAAACATTAATTATCGGTGCCGAACCCCATACTGAGGAACAGAGAAAACGAATAGAAGAATTATTAGGAGTGAAAGCATATAACAGTTTCGGAATGTCCGAAATGAGCGGTCCGGGTGTAGCTTTCGAATGTACTTATCAAAACGGTCTGCATCTGTGGGAAGACTGTTTCCTCATGGAAATCATCGATCCTGAAACTTTAGAACCCGTACCTGACGGTGAAATCGGAGAATTGGTACTCACGACTCTCGACCGGGATGCTATGCCGTTACTGAGATACAGAACCCGGGATTTGACCCGGATTATTCCAGGAGAATGTCCCTGCGGACGAACTCACCGAAGAATAGACCGGCTGAAAGGACGTAGTGACGACATGTTTATCGTAAAAGGTGTGAATATCTTCCCGATGCAAATCGAAAAGATTCTTTTACAATTTAAAGAACTCGGGACAAATTACCTGATTACGATCGAAACAATCGGCAATAATGACGAACTCATGATAGACGTCGAGCTCGGAGAGCTATTTACCGACGATTACAGCCAATTACAACAGCTTACAAAAGAAATTACCCATCGATTGAAAGACGAAATACTGTTGACGCCTAAAGTAAAATTAGTCGATAGAGGAAGTCTTCCGCAGTCAGATGGTAAAGCTGTGCGAGTAAAAGATTTACGCAAAAAATAA
- a CDS encoding AMP-binding protein, giving the protein MQQSFNAYIENSIREHWELVALSDFKGVSYQYKDIARKIEKLHILIEAAGIQKGDKIAICGRNSSHWAVAFFATLAYGAVAVPILHEFKADNVHHIVNHSDAKLLFVGDVVWENLNESQMPNLNAIILINDFSVLISKKKSLTDAREHLNEYFGKKFPNRFTKDDVKYYEDQPDELALINYTSGSTGFSKGVMLSYRSIWSNLKFCLENLDFLREGDGTVSMLPMAHMYGLAVELMHPFAKGCHIHFLTRIPSPKIIMDAFAEVKPKLIVAVPLIIEKIIKTKVFPLLDKPLMKLMLMIPVLDTQLLSKIKMKLEETFGGNLHELIIGGAALNKEVEQFLKKINFPFTVGYGMTECGPLISYAPWKQSRATSCGKIVDRMQARIDSSDPENIVGELHVKGDNVMLGYYKNNEATENAFKDGWLNTGDLAVMDKDNFIYLKGRSKNMILGPSGQNIYPEEIEGKLNNMPFVSESIVIEKEGKLIALVYPDFENAGKENITQKNIETQMEENRIALNKELPAYSQISQINIHYEEFEKTPKRSIKRYLYQ; this is encoded by the coding sequence ATGCAACAAAGTTTTAATGCGTATATAGAAAACAGCATTCGTGAACACTGGGAACTGGTCGCTTTATCGGACTTTAAAGGTGTTTCATACCAATATAAAGATATTGCCCGCAAAATAGAAAAGCTACACATTTTGATTGAAGCCGCAGGAATACAAAAAGGCGATAAAATCGCAATATGTGGACGAAACTCGTCGCATTGGGCAGTCGCTTTTTTCGCCACATTGGCATACGGTGCAGTAGCCGTACCCATACTTCATGAGTTCAAAGCAGATAACGTTCACCATATTGTCAATCATTCTGACGCTAAACTTTTGTTTGTTGGAGACGTAGTATGGGAAAACTTGAACGAGTCGCAAATGCCTAACCTCAATGCGATCATTTTGATCAACGATTTTTCCGTACTTATATCTAAAAAGAAAAGCCTGACAGATGCACGGGAACATCTGAACGAATATTTCGGAAAGAAATTTCCGAATCGATTTACAAAAGACGATGTAAAATATTATGAAGACCAACCTGACGAGTTGGCTCTCATAAATTATACTTCCGGTTCTACAGGTTTTTCAAAAGGTGTAATGCTCTCTTATCGCAGCATTTGGTCGAACTTGAAATTTTGTTTGGAGAATCTCGATTTTTTGCGTGAAGGTGACGGGACAGTATCGATGCTTCCGATGGCACATATGTACGGTCTGGCCGTAGAATTGATGCATCCTTTTGCAAAAGGTTGCCATATTCATTTTTTGACCCGCATTCCCTCGCCTAAAATAATTATGGATGCTTTTGCCGAAGTAAAACCAAAACTAATCGTAGCGGTACCTCTAATTATTGAAAAAATCATTAAAACCAAAGTATTCCCGTTGCTGGACAAACCTTTGATGAAACTTATGTTGATGATCCCCGTTCTTGATACTCAACTTCTTTCAAAAATTAAAATGAAGCTCGAAGAAACGTTCGGAGGGAATTTGCATGAATTAATTATCGGCGGTGCCGCACTGAATAAAGAAGTGGAACAATTTCTGAAAAAAATCAATTTTCCGTTCACGGTAGGATATGGAATGACAGAATGCGGACCATTGATTTCATACGCGCCTTGGAAACAAAGCAGAGCCACATCTTGCGGTAAAATAGTAGATCGTATGCAAGCCCGAATCGACTCATCCGATCCGGAAAATATCGTAGGAGAACTGCATGTCAAAGGAGACAATGTTATGCTCGGGTATTATAAAAATAATGAAGCTACAGAAAATGCTTTCAAAGACGGATGGTTGAATACGGGAGATCTCGCCGTTATGGACAAGGATAATTTCATCTATCTCAAAGGCCGAAGCAAAAATATGATTTTAGGACCGTCGGGACAAAATATATATCCTGAAGAGATCGAAGGGAAATTGAACAATATGCCCTTTGTCAGCGAATCCATTGTCATTGAAAAAGAAGGGAAACTTATCGCTTTGGTTTATCCTGATTTCGAAAATGCCGGAAAAGAAAATATAACTCAGAAAAATATCGAAACTCAAATGGAGGAGAATCGAATCGCTTTGAATAAAGAGCTTCCGGCATACAGCCAGATAAGTCAAATCAACATCCATTATGAAGAGTTTGAAAAAACACCGAAACGCAGTATCAAAAGGTATTTATACCAATAA
- a CDS encoding TonB-dependent receptor plug domain-containing protein, giving the protein MNTYLYKLKTSVVLCLLIGLGPSIYSQNKDKSETFSQEDKLTSYFDIISRIPQEKLYLQLDKPYYGAGESIWFKGYLVNAITHIDNTRSNFITVELIDRNDSIIQRKKVKRQEHGFQNNFVLPAEMPAGDYYIRAYSNWMVNADPEYMYLRDIKIGNAIDVSILSSIEYQKTDDGYLAKIKFFNNTNGVFSKTKIKYTVFDNELKKPIKGTSVTNEEGYIYISLPEFKTPDIQRRIDVRFDDKQYTYDRTFFIPNFSKDFHVDFLPEGGELLNTTNQIVAFKALGSDGFSKEITGVILNQAGDTISIFGSEYRGMGAVSISPQAGDKFHAIVTSSDNVTKRFELPEVKNDGIKLAAVHYKGYIRYQVQKSENTVLPDTLYLLAHTRGELRVLTRITEQNSIGKISDKTLKNGITHLMLLNSKGIPISERLVFIKHPSTDQWEINTDKKEYGKREKVKLNIAVTNSIDGMPLPGEYSISITDNNLVKNDSLADNICSNILLTSDLKGYIEAPGFYFKDNSGKTERYLDFVMLTHGWKRFKVKDINKLPDINVQYPVEQGLYISGTVKGLFGKKNKAPIIALAPTQNILQMTETNPEGRFMIDNLLFPDSTTFVIQARTKKGFATVDITIDSTAIPKTVHKIPFSNDSVQYMDDYLANVRDKYYNEGGMRVINLKEIVVKGHKISQENENKSIYSSVMNYSIDSEDIERTNANSVYDLLGTIPGVQRSGNQIRIRGNNRPPVVVVDDVMYDAPVDEMEQNENSFGPIGGSILESIVVSDIASLEIMKGSNASIFGSAGSGGAIIITLKKGAEVKGAPSPGLITIKPLGYTQDVQFYNPKYETPEEKQESTPDLRSTIYWNPFVTIGADGKQEIEFYTSDNPGSYHIVIEGISADGRVCRYVKDL; this is encoded by the coding sequence ATGAACACATATTTATACAAACTTAAAACATCTGTTGTTTTATGTTTATTAATAGGATTAGGCCCTAGTATATATAGCCAAAATAAAGACAAATCAGAAACATTTTCTCAAGAAGACAAATTAACCTCATATTTCGATATAATCAGCCGCATTCCTCAAGAAAAGTTATATCTACAATTGGATAAGCCTTATTACGGTGCAGGAGAAAGCATTTGGTTCAAAGGTTACCTTGTCAATGCCATTACTCATATCGACAATACTCGCAGCAACTTTATTACGGTAGAACTGATAGACCGCAACGACTCTATCATTCAACGAAAAAAGGTAAAACGACAAGAACACGGGTTTCAGAACAATTTCGTTTTACCTGCCGAAATGCCTGCCGGTGATTATTACATAAGGGCATACAGTAATTGGATGGTAAATGCTGATCCCGAATACATGTATCTCAGGGATATTAAAATAGGAAATGCCATAGACGTGAGCATCCTCTCCTCTATCGAATATCAGAAAACAGATGACGGATATCTTGCTAAAATCAAATTTTTTAACAATACAAATGGGGTATTCAGCAAAACAAAGATAAAGTATACGGTCTTTGACAACGAACTAAAAAAGCCGATAAAAGGAACTTCGGTAACAAACGAAGAAGGATATATATACATCTCTTTGCCGGAATTTAAAACTCCCGATATACAACGTCGCATCGATGTCCGATTTGACGATAAGCAATATACTTATGACAGAACGTTTTTCATTCCTAATTTTTCAAAAGATTTTCATGTCGATTTTTTACCCGAAGGTGGAGAATTATTAAATACGACAAACCAGATCGTAGCATTCAAAGCTTTAGGCAGCGACGGTTTCTCTAAGGAAATAACCGGTGTAATACTAAATCAAGCTGGTGATACTATCTCTATATTCGGCAGTGAGTACAGAGGAATGGGAGCTGTCAGTATTTCTCCTCAAGCCGGAGATAAATTTCATGCTATCGTCACATCGAGCGACAATGTTACGAAACGATTCGAACTCCCCGAAGTAAAAAACGACGGGATAAAATTAGCAGCGGTTCACTACAAAGGTTACATACGTTATCAAGTACAAAAAAGTGAAAACACGGTTTTGCCCGATACACTGTATTTATTGGCTCATACACGTGGAGAATTAAGAGTATTGACCCGTATTACTGAACAAAATAGCATAGGAAAAATAAGTGACAAAACTCTGAAAAACGGAATTACTCACCTCATGCTGTTAAACAGCAAGGGGATACCTATCAGCGAACGACTTGTTTTCATCAAACATCCATCTACGGATCAATGGGAGATAAACACGGATAAAAAAGAATATGGAAAAAGAGAAAAAGTAAAACTGAACATTGCAGTAACGAATAGTATCGACGGGATGCCTTTACCGGGAGAATATTCAATCAGCATAACCGACAACAATCTTGTAAAAAACGACTCTCTGGCCGACAATATATGTTCTAATATTCTTTTAACCTCTGATCTAAAAGGATATATAGAAGCCCCCGGATTTTATTTCAAGGATAATTCCGGTAAAACCGAACGTTATTTAGATTTCGTAATGCTCACTCACGGATGGAAAAGATTCAAGGTAAAAGACATAAATAAACTCCCCGATATAAATGTTCAATATCCGGTAGAGCAGGGACTGTACATCAGCGGTACGGTAAAAGGACTGTTCGGGAAAAAGAACAAAGCCCCGATTATTGCACTTGCGCCAACACAAAATATACTGCAAATGACAGAGACCAACCCCGAAGGGAGATTCATGATAGATAATCTTTTATTCCCGGACAGCACTACATTTGTCATTCAAGCTCGAACTAAAAAGGGATTTGCTACAGTTGACATTACAATCGACTCGACGGCCATTCCGAAAACAGTACACAAAATACCTTTTTCCAACGACTCTGTTCAATATATGGATGATTATTTAGCAAACGTACGGGATAAATATTATAATGAAGGCGGCATGCGTGTTATCAATTTAAAGGAAATCGTTGTAAAAGGACATAAAATAAGTCAGGAAAATGAAAATAAAAGCATTTATTCGAGCGTAATGAATTATTCTATAGATAGTGAAGATATAGAACGCACTAATGCAAACTCTGTGTACGATTTACTTGGAACGATTCCCGGAGTGCAACGAAGCGGAAATCAAATACGCATACGGGGAAATAATCGTCCCCCTGTCGTTGTTGTCGATGATGTCATGTATGATGCTCCTGTAGACGAGATGGAACAAAATGAAAACTCATTCGGACCGATCGGAGGATCGATACTCGAATCGATAGTTGTGTCGGATATAGCATCCCTTGAAATCATGAAGGGAAGTAATGCTTCTATTTTCGGAAGCGCCGGAAGTGGAGGAGCAATCATTATCACTTTAAAAAAAGGTGCGGAAGTAAAAGGTGCTCCTTCTCCCGGATTAATAACAATCAAGCCATTAGGATATACCCAAGATGTACAATTTTATAACCCTAAATACGAAACTCCTGAAGAGAAACAAGAATCTACTCCGGATCTCAGAAGTACGATTTATTGGAATCCTTTTGTCACAATCGGAGCAGACGGTAAACAAGAAATAGAATTTTATACTTCGGATAATCCCGGATCATACCATATCGTTATCGAAGGAATAAGTGCCGACGGCAGAGTGTGCCGATATGTAAAAGATTTGTAA
- a CDS encoding sensor histidine kinase, whose product MSYTEKDKRRIPFHIELFISIASLFITFILVIFFTQFNLDKETRKGMLNSILQDYNNLIYREYSSSQMTEAKLDSIIAGITDKNLRVTITTLDGKVITDSGHNDSIPLPNHKKRPEIDQAIHSEIGYSLRSSETRPGKDYFYSARKYKDVIVRSALPFDLSTGSMLKSDSQFTYILIITSALAIIILYYFCNKLGKSISILRDFSNRAKQEKPIDVNMPLAHNDIGDITHNIIRIYKNLHHTKEELSIEKEKLIKHLQISKEGLAVFSQEKKVIVANNLFVQYANLISDEPFSSIDDIFEVQEFKQIFDFVDKNSYPNHSREEIISDSFLLSKNSKSFQIECILFQDNSFEISINNVTQQEEESRLKRQLTQNIAHELKTPVSSIQGYMETIIDNPTLPEEKRTLFLNRCYAQTKRLTDLLHDISILNRIDESNDLFDCEPISINKIIEEVIADTSTSLENKKMELDISLPENMILNGNHSLLYSIFRNLTDNAIAYAGTETTISIHCYLQDDNYYYFSFSDNGIGVSEEHLNRLFERFYRVDKGRSRKLGGTGLGLAIVKNAVLFHKGEILAKNQINGGLEFLFTLKK is encoded by the coding sequence ATGAGTTATACTGAAAAAGACAAACGCAGAATACCTTTTCACATAGAGCTTTTCATATCGATAGCTTCTTTGTTTATCACATTCATTTTGGTCATTTTCTTTACCCAGTTCAATCTGGATAAAGAGACTCGAAAAGGAATGCTTAATTCGATTCTTCAAGATTACAATAATCTGATATATAGAGAATATTCTTCTTCACAAATGACCGAAGCCAAACTTGACTCTATAATAGCCGGAATTACCGACAAAAACTTACGTGTAACCATTACGACTCTGGACGGAAAAGTCATTACCGACAGCGGGCATAACGATTCTATCCCTCTGCCCAACCACAAAAAACGACCGGAAATAGATCAAGCAATTCATTCCGAAATCGGATATTCTTTACGAAGTTCCGAAACACGTCCGGGAAAAGATTATTTTTATTCCGCCCGGAAATATAAAGACGTAATCGTCCGATCGGCTCTTCCTTTCGATTTATCAACCGGATCTATGCTGAAAAGCGATAGTCAGTTTACTTATATATTAATCATAACTTCCGCATTAGCTATCATCATACTTTATTATTTTTGTAATAAATTGGGAAAATCGATCTCTATACTTCGAGATTTCTCCAACCGGGCAAAACAAGAAAAACCGATCGATGTAAATATGCCTTTAGCTCATAATGACATCGGAGACATAACACACAATATCATCCGCATTTACAAAAATCTGCATCACACCAAAGAAGAACTGTCTATAGAAAAAGAAAAGTTGATCAAACATTTACAAATATCTAAGGAAGGGCTTGCCGTCTTTTCTCAAGAAAAGAAGGTTATCGTAGCAAATAATCTATTTGTACAATATGCAAACTTGATTTCCGACGAGCCGTTTTCTTCTATCGATGATATTTTTGAAGTACAAGAGTTCAAGCAAATATTCGATTTCGTCGATAAAAACAGCTACCCGAATCATTCCCGTGAAGAAATTATAAGCGATTCATTTTTATTGAGTAAAAACAGCAAATCATTCCAAATAGAATGTATTTTGTTTCAAGACAACTCATTCGAAATATCGATAAATAACGTAACTCAACAAGAAGAGGAAAGTCGTCTGAAACGTCAATTGACACAAAATATCGCTCATGAACTTAAAACTCCGGTTAGTAGTATTCAGGGATATATGGAGACAATCATCGACAATCCGACTTTACCTGAAGAAAAGCGTACACTATTTCTCAATAGGTGCTATGCCCAAACAAAACGACTGACAGATTTATTGCATGACATTTCGATACTGAACCGGATCGATGAATCGAACGATCTTTTCGATTGCGAACCTATATCGATAAATAAAATTATCGAAGAGGTTATTGCCGATACTTCTACTTCATTGGAAAACAAGAAAATGGAATTGGATATTTCACTACCCGAGAATATGATACTGAATGGGAATCATTCTCTCCTATATTCTATTTTCAGAAATCTCACGGATAATGCCATTGCCTATGCCGGTACTGAAACAACGATTTCAATCCACTGTTATTTGCAAGATGACAACTATTATTATTTTTCTTTCTCAGATAACGGAATCGGGGTTTCGGAAGAACATCTGAACCGCCTATTCGAACGTTTTTACAGAGTAGATAAAGGCCGTTCCCGCAAATTGGGAGGTACCGGTCTCGGACTGGCAATCGTAAAAAATGCTGTATTATTCCATAAAGGTGAAATTTTGGCAAAAAATCAGATCAACGGAGGACTCGAATTTCTTTTCACACTGAAAAAATAA
- a CDS encoding response regulator transcription factor translates to MTNYRILVVDDEEDLCEILKFNLETEGYEVDTANSAEEALKKDLSVYNLLMLDVMMGEISGFKMANIIRKDDNKAKIPIIFLTAKDTENDRLTGFNLGADDYISKPFSIREVIARVKAVLRRTATDNNTSQETLSFDQLLVNIPQKKVTIKGEEITLTKKEFEILKLLLGNQGHVFSREEILSRVWSDEVYVLDRTIDVNITRLRKKIGEYGKNIVTRLGYGYCFENA, encoded by the coding sequence ATGACAAATTACAGAATTCTGGTAGTCGATGACGAAGAAGATCTTTGCGAAATACTAAAGTTTAACCTCGAAACAGAAGGTTATGAAGTAGATACCGCTAATTCTGCAGAAGAAGCACTAAAGAAAGATCTGTCGGTATATAATCTGCTCATGCTGGATGTAATGATGGGAGAAATCAGCGGATTCAAAATGGCAAACATCATTCGCAAAGATGATAATAAAGCTAAAATTCCAATTATTTTTTTAACAGCAAAAGATACGGAAAACGATCGACTGACCGGATTCAATCTCGGAGCAGATGATTATATTTCTAAACCTTTCTCAATAAGAGAAGTTATCGCTCGGGTAAAGGCAGTTCTGCGACGAACGGCAACAGATAACAACACAAGTCAAGAAACTCTCTCCTTTGATCAACTTCTTGTTAATATACCACAAAAAAAAGTAACAATCAAAGGAGAAGAAATTACGCTGACCAAAAAAGAGTTCGAAATTCTGAAACTTTTATTAGGAAATCAAGGTCACGTTTTCTCCCGTGAAGAAATACTATCCCGTGTCTGGAGTGACGAGGTATATGTATTAGACCGCACAATAGACGTGAATATCACCCGATTAAGAAAAAAAATAGGAGAATACGGGAAAAATATCGTGACCCGTCTGGGATATGGATACTGTTTCGAAAATGCTTGA
- the lepA gene encoding translation elongation factor 4 — protein MKNIRNFCIIAHIDHGKSTLADRLLEFTNTVAAKDLQDQVLDNMDLERERGITIKSHAIQMEYIYNDEKYILNLIDTPGHVDFSYEVSRSIAACEGALLIVDASQGIQAQTISNLYMAIENDLEIIPVVNKVDLPSAMPDEVEDQIIELIGCKREEIIRASGKTGVGVEEILQSIIERIPAPTGNPEAPLQCLIFDSVFNPFRGIIAYFKIMNGVIRTGDKVKFVATGKEYEADEIGVLKLDMSPRKELGTGDVGYIISGIKTSREVKVGDTITHIARPCDKAIDGFEEVKPMVFAGVYPIESENFEDLRASLEKLQLNDASLTFQPESSVALGFGFRCGFLGLLHMEIIQERLDREFDMDVITTVPNVSYKVYDKKGNVTEVHNPSGLPDPTLIEKIEEPYIRASVITATDYIGPIMTLCLGKRGELIKQEYISGNRVELIYDLPLGEIVIDFYDKLKSISKGYASFDYHLHDFRPSKLVKLDILLNGESVDALSTLTHFDNAVSFGRRMCEKLKELIPRQQFDIAIQAAIGAKIIARETIKAVRKDVTAKCYGGDISRKRKLLEKQKRGKKRMKQIGSVEVPQKAFLAVLKLD, from the coding sequence ATGAAGAATATTCGCAATTTTTGTATTATTGCACATATAGACCACGGAAAAAGCACATTGGCCGACCGTTTATTAGAGTTTACGAATACCGTAGCTGCTAAGGATTTGCAGGATCAGGTATTGGATAACATGGATTTGGAGCGGGAGAGAGGTATTACGATCAAGAGTCATGCCATACAGATGGAATATATATATAATGATGAAAAGTATATATTGAACTTGATCGATACTCCGGGCCATGTTGACTTTTCATATGAGGTGTCTCGTTCTATCGCTGCTTGTGAGGGGGCTTTGTTGATTGTAGATGCATCTCAGGGCATTCAGGCGCAGACGATTTCCAATTTGTATATGGCGATCGAAAATGATTTGGAGATAATACCTGTTGTCAATAAAGTAGATCTTCCCAGCGCAATGCCCGATGAAGTCGAAGATCAGATCATTGAATTGATCGGTTGTAAGCGAGAAGAGATAATACGTGCCAGCGGTAAGACCGGTGTCGGAGTTGAAGAAATTCTTCAATCGATTATCGAACGTATTCCTGCCCCGACAGGTAATCCGGAAGCTCCTTTACAATGTCTTATATTCGACTCTGTATTTAATCCGTTTAGAGGAATCATCGCATACTTTAAGATTATGAATGGCGTGATTCGGACAGGTGATAAAGTAAAGTTTGTTGCTACTGGCAAAGAGTATGAAGCCGATGAGATAGGAGTACTTAAGCTGGACATGTCTCCTCGAAAAGAACTTGGAACGGGTGATGTAGGATATATTATTTCAGGAATAAAAACATCTCGGGAGGTAAAGGTTGGAGATACGATTACACATATAGCACGTCCGTGCGATAAAGCAATCGATGGTTTTGAGGAAGTGAAACCTATGGTGTTTGCAGGAGTATATCCGATCGAAAGTGAAAATTTCGAAGATTTACGAGCATCTTTAGAAAAGTTGCAATTGAATGATGCTTCACTGACTTTCCAGCCTGAGTCTTCGGTTGCATTAGGCTTCGGTTTTCGTTGCGGTTTTCTTGGGTTACTACACATGGAGATAATTCAGGAACGGCTCGATAGAGAATTTGATATGGACGTTATCACTACAGTACCTAATGTATCCTATAAAGTATATGATAAAAAAGGAAATGTGACAGAGGTACATAATCCGTCCGGTTTGCCCGATCCTACTTTGATAGAAAAAATAGAAGAACCTTATATAAGGGCCTCTGTTATAACGGCAACCGATTATATCGGGCCGATTATGACGCTTTGTCTGGGAAAACGAGGAGAGCTTATCAAGCAGGAATATATTTCGGGTAACAGAGTTGAGCTGATCTATGATTTGCCTTTGGGTGAGATTGTTATCGATTTTTATGACAAGTTGAAAAGTATCTCTAAAGGATATGCTTCGTTCGATTATCATCTCCACGATTTCAGACCATCTAAATTAGTTAAACTGGATATTTTGTTAAATGGAGAGTCGGTAGACGCATTATCTACTTTGACGCATTTTGACAATGCGGTTTCGTTTGGGCGGCGTATGTGTGAAAAACTGAAAGAACTGATTCCCCGCCAGCAATTTGATATTGCTATACAAGCTGCAATCGGTGCAAAAATCATTGCTCGTGAAACCATAAAGGCCGTGCGTAAAGACGTTACGGCAAAATGTTACGGGGGGGATATAAGTCGTAAACGGAAACTTTTGGAAAAGCAGAAAAGAGGGAAAAAACGAATGAAGCAGATCGGTTCGGTAGAAGTACCACAAAAGGCCTTTCTTGCCGTGTTGAAATTAGACTGA